A stretch of Carya illinoinensis cultivar Pawnee chromosome 14, C.illinoinensisPawnee_v1, whole genome shotgun sequence DNA encodes these proteins:
- the LOC122293732 gene encoding uncharacterized protein LOC122293732, producing the protein MVFCKADQQEWTKLQLILNSYEASSGQRLNLDKSSIYFSKNTSQVAQTSILNLAGMKASGPFEKYLRLPSSVGKNKGRAFNPILDRIKAQMNNWKTNLLSSAGKEVLLKSVIQSIPTYCMGIFLIPKGILGNINKLMQSFWWGINNQKSKMHWLSWKGIGKGKQDGGLGFRDFEDFNKAMLAKQGWRLLINTQSLASKVLKANYFPSGDFLSAKVRGSDSFVWKSITVARPFLAEGLLWKIGNGNSVRVWSDCWLLTPTSFKVQSPLKILSSGVTVNSLIDQDTYSWNLALIQDVFIPEEAAVISKLHISPCTSSDRLTWRCTTNGMFTVKSAYHLQVSMNDSRHGQGSRPPTHGALWKQLWKLKVPSKVKMFLLRAAKDILPTKANLFRRRIVESPLCPICHSFPETTAHVLWSYTAAQDVWSYGSRRLQKCRSEEQPYHELLADQLSLLPAEEHVELALTATELWNRRNKFVFESSFISPLQVSKSVSLRKSEVEELNSQPKKQPFPTQAPVVWCKPPTDFYKINWDAAIDKVNCMVGIGVAVRDWDGLVTTTLRSPKNSFLDPLLGEALAALRAVQLGLELGLHNVIFEGDSKLVVSGINSGTEDWSTAGLIFLDIKKLLLSYHTWSFRHVPRQINVVAHTLAKSSLELGDESVLVEDYPQCIYYENNEDEDDTSILKAYREDGEGINLFVHLDALELLPLCRDDVSPVHLNPFILNDHLIQVNEDEEEEDEEESGEEVDKEDEE; encoded by the exons ATGGTCTTCTGCAAGGCAGATCAACAGGAATGGACCAAACTTCAGCTCATACTCAATTCTTATGAAGCAAGCTCTGGTCAGAGGCTCAACCTGGATAAGTCTTCAATTTACTTCAGCAAGAACACAAGCCAAGTAGCCCAAACTTCCATTCTGAACTTGGCAGGTATGAAGGCATCTGGTCCTTTTGAGAAGTACCTAAGACTACCTTCTTCTGTTGGAAAAAACAAGGGCAGAGCTTTTAATCCTATCTTGGATAGAATCAAGGCTCAGATGAacaattggaaaacaaacctcTTGTCCTCAGCCGGGAAAGAAGTCTTGCTAAAATCAGTCATTCAATCCATTCCCACATATTGCATGGGAATCTTCCTAATTCCCAAAGGAATCCTGGGAAACATAAACAAGCTGATGCAATCTTTCTGGTGGGGGATAAATAACCAAAAATCTAAAATGCACTGGCTTAGTTGGAAAGGAATTGGAAAGGGCAAGCAAGATGGGGGCCTAGGTTTCAGAGACTTTGAAGACTTCAATAAAGCCATGCTAgccaagcaagggtggaggcttCTCATCAACACCCAATCCCTTGCCTCCAAGGTTCTAAAAGCCAACTACTTTCCCTCTGGTGATTTTCTCTCGGCTAAAGTCAGAGGAAGTGATTCCTTTGTATGGAAAAGTATAACAGTAGCCAGGCCATTTTTGGCTGAAGGCCTCCTCTGGAAGATTGGAAATGGCAACTCAGTGAGGGTTTGGTCAGACTGCTGGCTGCTTACCCCTACTTCTTTCAAGGTCCAATCTCCTCTCAAGATTCTCAGTTCAGGAGTTACTGTGAACTCTCTAATAGATCAAGATACTTACTCCTGGAACCTGGCTCTCATACAAGATGTCTTCATCCCTGAGGAAGCAGCAGTCATATCCAAGCTACACATAAGTCCTTGCACTAGCAGTGATAGACTAACCTGGAGGTGCACCACAAATGGCATGTTCACAGTAAAATCAGCTTACCATCTACAGGTTTCCATGAATGATAGCAGGCATGGACAGGGATCTCGACCTCCTACCCATGGGGCCCTTTGGAAGCAGCTGTGGAAGCTTAAAGTGCCAAGCAAAGTTAAAATGTTCCTATTGAGAGCTGCAAAGGACATCCTTCCCACCAAAGCAAATTTGTTTAGAAGGAGGATTGTTGAATCTCCTTTATGTCCCATCTGTCACTCCTTTCCAGAGACCACAGCTCATGTTCTATGGTCATACACGGCAGCCCAGGATGTTTGGAGCTATGGCTCGAGAAGACTCCAAAAATGCAGGTCAGAGGAACAACCATACCATGAACTACTGGCAGACCAGCTTTCTCTTCTCCCTGCTGAGGAACATGTGGAACTGGCTCTTACAGCCACTGAATTGTGGAATAGGAGGAACAAGTTTGTTTTCGAATCTAGCTTCATCTCTCCTTTACAGGTCTCCAAGTCTGTCTCATTGAGAAAGAGTGAAGTGGAAGAGCTCAACAGTCAACCAAAGAAGCAACCTTTTCCAACTCAGGCACCAGTTGTGTGGTGCAAGCCTCCTACAGATTTCTACAAAATAAACTGGGATGCAGCCATTGACAAGGTGAACTGCATGGTGGGAATTGGAGTGGCAGTCAGAGATTGGGATGGCCTAGTCACAACCACCCTTAGAAGTCCTAAAAACTCCTTCCTTGATCCTCTTCTAGGAGAAGCTTTGGCTGCCTTGCGAGCTGTGCAGTTGGGTCTAGAACTTGGTCTCCATAATGTCATTTTTGAAGGGGACTCTAAGCTAGTGGTCAGTGGGATTAACAGTGGTACTGAGGACTGGAGTACTGCAGGCCTGATCTTCCTTGACATAAAGAAACTTTTGCTTTCCTACCATACTTGGTCTTTTAGGCATGTACCTAGGCAAATCAATGTAGTGGCACACACCCTAGCTAAAAGCTCTTTGGAGCTTGGTGATGAGTCTGTTCTTGTAGAGGATTATCCTCAATGCATTT attatgAGAacaatgaagatgaagatgacacttcGATTTTAAAGGCCTACCGGGAAGATGGAGAGGGTATTAACTTGTTTGTTCACCTCgatgcactcgagttgctcccttTATGTAGAGATGATGTCTCACCCGTCCATCTTAACCCGTtcatattaaatgatcatttaattcaAGTAAATgaggacgaagaagaagaagatgaagaagaatctGGGGAagaagtggataaggaggacgAAGAATAG